A window from Streptomyces subrutilus encodes these proteins:
- a CDS encoding SRPBCC family protein has protein sequence MTTTGGPGGPSPRTRELHASVVIHAPPERVYAALRDVRRMARWSPECVGVLVFRGRGGTRPSFVGFNRNGPRLWFTFCRVTTAVAPTEFAFRVSIAGLPLATWGFRLAPAGPDGLGTEGPGSTCVTQYWQDLRRGARGRVADLLGAAVAGTSPAARVRTNRSGMDTTLRRLKRSLEAAPEEGGAPRPPAR, from the coding sequence GTGACGACGACCGGCGGACCGGGCGGCCCGTCCCCGCGGACGCGGGAGCTGCACGCGTCCGTCGTGATCCACGCACCCCCCGAGCGGGTCTACGCGGCGCTCCGCGACGTCCGGCGGATGGCGCGGTGGAGTCCGGAGTGCGTCGGGGTCCTGGTCTTCCGGGGGAGGGGCGGCACCCGGCCCTCCTTCGTCGGGTTCAACCGCAACGGACCGCGCCTCTGGTTCACCTTCTGCCGAGTCACCACGGCGGTGGCTCCCACGGAGTTCGCCTTCCGGGTGTCGATCGCCGGGCTGCCCCTCGCCACCTGGGGGTTCCGCCTGGCCCCGGCCGGTCCGGACGGCCTCGGTACCGAGGGCCCGGGGTCCACGTGCGTCACCCAGTACTGGCAGGACCTGCGGCGGGGCGCGCGAGGGAGGGTCGCTGACCTGCTGGGCGCCGCCGTCGCCGGGACGTCGCCGGCGGCTCGGGTGCGCACCAACCGCTCCGGCATGGACACGACGCTCCGACGCCTGAAGCGCTCACTGGAGGCGGCCCCGGAGGAGGGCGGCGCCCCGCGCCCTCCCGCGCGCTGA
- a CDS encoding sterol desaturase family protein: MENTSLLALSAPLFVLLIVIEMVYYRLHPDENASGYGVRDTATSLTVGLGAAAVDVLYKTIALAVFVGLYALTPLRIEVTWVTFPLILLAQDFCYYWMHREHHLVRVLWASHVVHHSSLNYNLSTAVRLPWTGLTSQLFYIPLVLLGVPPWAILLCGGINMLTQFWLHTDRIGRLPRLVERVVNTPSSHRVHHASQGGYLDRNFGGILMIWDQLFGTWAEETERPVYGLTKNIDTYNPLRVVSHEYAAIGRDLARATRWQDRVRHLVGRPGWQPDRTADAPPAPLPQGPPLARAVPAARCCPGPDAGAACACAPATADTGR; the protein is encoded by the coding sequence ATGGAAAACACGTCCCTACTGGCCCTGTCCGCCCCCCTCTTCGTGTTGCTGATCGTCATCGAGATGGTCTACTACCGGCTCCACCCCGATGAGAACGCCAGCGGCTACGGCGTCCGCGACACCGCGACGAGCCTCACCGTGGGTCTGGGCGCCGCCGCCGTGGACGTCCTCTACAAGACGATCGCGCTGGCCGTCTTCGTCGGCCTGTACGCCCTCACCCCCCTGCGGATCGAGGTCACCTGGGTGACCTTCCCGTTGATCCTGCTGGCCCAGGACTTCTGCTACTACTGGATGCACCGCGAACACCACCTCGTGCGCGTGCTGTGGGCCAGCCACGTGGTGCACCACTCCAGCCTCAACTACAACCTCTCCACGGCGGTCCGGCTGCCCTGGACGGGCCTCACCTCGCAGCTCTTCTACATCCCCCTGGTCCTGCTCGGCGTACCGCCCTGGGCGATCCTGCTGTGCGGCGGCATCAACATGCTGACCCAGTTCTGGCTGCACACCGACCGCATCGGACGGCTGCCGCGCCTCGTCGAAAGGGTCGTCAACACCCCCTCCAGCCATCGCGTGCACCACGCCTCCCAAGGCGGCTATCTGGACCGCAACTTCGGCGGCATCCTGATGATCTGGGACCAGCTGTTCGGCACGTGGGCCGAGGAGACCGAACGCCCCGTGTACGGGCTCACCAAGAACATCGACACCTACAACCCCCTGCGCGTCGTCTCCCACGAGTACGCCGCCATCGGCCGCGACCTGGCGCGGGCCACGCGGTGGCAGGACCGGGTGCGGCACCTCGTGGGCCGGCCCGGATGGCAGCCCGACCGTACGGCGGACGCCCCGCCCGCCCCGCTGCCCCAGGGGCCGCCCCTCGCGAGGGCCGTGCCCGCCGCCCGCTGCTGCCCCGGCCCGGACGCGGGCGCCGCGTGCGCCTGCGCGCCGGCGACCGCGGACACCGGCCGCTGA
- a CDS encoding TetR/AcrR family transcriptional regulator, translated as MKKSDAGGIRAGGRFGRQAEAERNDVLVLDAARAVFAEQGPDAPVSAIAERAGVGIGTLYRRYGSKEQLLQRLCATGIAQTIAELRRALAAEGSGWDALALYVSAAIDARAGAFAGLAGTFSLPQEVSAANEEARALAERLLGRGLDDGTVRADVTTLDVVHVIELFSRYPRRSEDDEHARRRMVSLTLDGLRGAHCGLPGPRPDWAAYQRTWDAPAAPA; from the coding sequence ATGAAGAAATCAGACGCGGGGGGAATCCGGGCCGGCGGCCGCTTCGGGCGGCAGGCCGAGGCCGAGCGCAACGACGTCCTGGTCCTGGACGCCGCCCGGGCCGTCTTCGCGGAACAGGGCCCGGACGCACCCGTGTCCGCGATCGCCGAACGGGCGGGCGTGGGGATCGGCACCCTCTACCGGCGGTACGGCAGCAAGGAGCAGCTCCTCCAACGGCTGTGCGCCACCGGCATCGCGCAGACGATCGCCGAGCTCCGGCGCGCCCTGGCGGCGGAGGGCTCGGGCTGGGACGCCCTGGCGCTCTACGTGTCCGCGGCGATCGACGCCCGGGCGGGAGCGTTCGCCGGCCTGGCCGGGACGTTCAGCCTGCCGCAGGAGGTGTCCGCCGCCAACGAGGAGGCCCGGGCGCTGGCGGAGCGGCTGCTGGGCCGGGGGCTCGACGACGGCACCGTCCGCGCCGACGTCACCACGCTCGACGTCGTCCACGTCATCGAGCTGTTCAGCCGCTACCCGCGCCGCAGCGAGGACGACGAGCACGCGCGCCGCCGGATGGTGTCCCTGACCCTCGACGGCCTGCGCGGCGCCCATTGCGGCCTGCCCGGCCCCCGCCCCGACTGGGCGGCCTACCAGCGCACCTGGGACGCCCCGGCCGCCCCCGCGTGA
- a CDS encoding GlsB/YeaQ/YmgE family stress response membrane protein — translation MGIIAWILIGLLAGAIAKAITPGRDPGGCLLTMVIGIVGGLLGGWLGKVIFGVDSINGFFHLSTWIAAVVGSVIVLLLYRLIAGRSRT, via the coding sequence ATGGGCATCATCGCCTGGATCCTGATCGGCCTGCTGGCCGGAGCCATCGCCAAGGCCATCACCCCGGGACGCGACCCCGGCGGCTGCCTGCTCACCATGGTGATCGGCATCGTCGGCGGCCTCCTCGGAGGCTGGCTCGGCAAGGTGATCTTCGGAGTCGACTCCATCAACGGCTTCTTCCACCTCTCGACGTGGATCGCCGCCGTGGTCGGCTCGGTCATCGTCCTCCTGCTCTACCGCCTGATCGCGGGCCGCAGCCGGACCTGA
- a CDS encoding type 1 glutamine amidotransferase domain-containing protein, translating into MRVAFLVASEGIEQVELTEPWKAVAGSGGTPRLVAPEPGRVQAFNHLDKGDTFPVDVTLDEASAGDFDALVLPGGVANPDALRLDERAVAFVRGFFDAGKPVAAICHAPWTLIEADVVRGRTLTSWPSLRTDLTNAGATWVDEEVKVCTGGPNTLVTSRKPDDLEAFCTTFLAEFGR; encoded by the coding sequence ATGCGTGTGGCGTTTCTTGTGGCGTCCGAGGGAATCGAACAGGTCGAGCTGACGGAGCCGTGGAAGGCCGTGGCCGGCAGCGGCGGCACCCCTCGGCTCGTGGCGCCCGAGCCCGGTCGCGTCCAGGCCTTCAACCACCTCGACAAGGGCGACACCTTCCCGGTCGACGTGACCCTCGACGAGGCCTCGGCCGGCGACTTCGACGCCCTCGTGCTGCCGGGCGGCGTCGCCAACCCCGACGCCCTGCGGCTCGACGAGCGCGCCGTGGCGTTCGTCCGCGGCTTCTTCGACGCGGGCAAGCCGGTCGCGGCGATCTGCCACGCGCCCTGGACGCTGATCGAGGCCGACGTGGTCCGCGGTCGCACCCTCACCTCCTGGCCCAGCCTGCGCACCGACCTCACGAATGCCGGCGCCACCTGGGTCGACGAGGAGGTCAAGGTGTGCACCGGCGGTCCCAACACCCTGGTCACGAGCCGCAAGCCCGACGACCTCGAAGCCTTCTGCACCACGTTCCTGGCCGAGTTCGGCCGCTGA
- a CDS encoding PRC-barrel domain-containing protein — MTDNVWGYRETSGRLAGADLTGYKVEATDGSIGKVDKHSDEVGSAYLVVDTGPWIFGKEVLLPAGTVSRIDAEDRKIYVDRTKEQIKDAPEFDKEKHLGNADYHRQVGGYYDGPHRV; from the coding sequence ATGACTGACAATGTGTGGGGTTACCGGGAGACGTCCGGCCGTCTGGCCGGTGCCGATCTGACGGGCTACAAGGTCGAGGCGACGGACGGCTCCATCGGCAAGGTGGACAAGCACTCCGACGAGGTCGGCTCCGCCTACCTGGTGGTCGACACCGGTCCGTGGATCTTCGGCAAGGAGGTCCTGCTGCCGGCCGGTACGGTCAGCCGCATCGACGCCGAGGACCGGAAGATCTACGTGGACCGGACCAAGGAGCAGATCAAGGACGCTCCGGAGTTCGACAAGGAGAAGCACCTCGGCAACGCGGACTACCACCGACAGGTGGGCGGCTACTACGACGGGCCGCACCGCGTCTGA
- a CDS encoding TetR/AcrR family transcriptional regulator, which produces MTAGRGRKGERAAEPAGGVRAAHAAGEPPRVPGPAHREGAADGGAGAEGGRSGSRRAGPGGTAGGSAEVRALIVAAAVPLLVRHGATALTTSMIARAAGLGQGAVHAAFADKQALLAQCVIAAVQPGRTAESIASGDPEEPLAARLAAAAEALRAQAARMRLVCAAMPYEIHGPLAGHPVLDAEFGRVRTALVALFTAERDGLCLPPQRLADAFQSLLTPATLPGSPEPLATRDLVALFLRGARGAADRTGDAE; this is translated from the coding sequence GTGACCGCGGGCCGCGGCCGCAAAGGGGAGCGCGCGGCGGAGCCCGCCGGGGGCGTACGGGCCGCGCACGCGGCCGGCGAGCCGCCGCGGGTCCCCGGTCCCGCGCACCGCGAAGGGGCCGCGGACGGGGGAGCGGGCGCGGAGGGCGGCCGGAGCGGGAGCCGGCGTGCGGGTCCGGGCGGGACCGCCGGGGGGAGCGCCGAGGTCCGCGCGCTGATCGTGGCGGCCGCCGTTCCGCTGCTCGTCCGGCACGGCGCGACCGCGCTCACCACCTCGATGATCGCCCGCGCCGCCGGCCTCGGTCAGGGAGCCGTCCACGCCGCGTTCGCCGACAAGCAGGCCCTGTTGGCGCAGTGCGTGATCGCGGCCGTACAGCCGGGCCGGACCGCCGAGTCGATCGCCTCCGGCGATCCGGAGGAACCCCTCGCGGCCCGCCTCGCCGCCGCGGCCGAGGCCTTGCGCGCACAGGCGGCCCGGATGCGGCTGGTCTGCGCGGCCATGCCGTACGAGATCCACGGCCCCCTCGCCGGCCACCCCGTGCTCGACGCGGAGTTCGGCCGGGTGCGCACCGCGCTCGTGGCGCTGTTCACGGCCGAGCGCGACGGCCTGTGCCTGCCCCCGCAGCGCCTGGCGGACGCGTTCCAGTCGCTGCTGACACCGGCAACACTCCCCGGCTCACCCGAACCGCTGGCCACGCGGGACCTCGTGGCCCTGTTCCTGCGGGGCGCACGGGGCGCAGCGGACCGGACCGGCGACGCCGAGTGA
- a CDS encoding phosphatase PAP2 family protein has product MRTGVPAPARRPALVAAGCAAAFAVLTALVVARSGAPYPLDEALHAWSVRHRPAVPAALARGLTATGSGPVPYLCALAAGLAAGRGTRGRPAAAAGALGFLLVAQGVRYGIMYAVARPRPPLPDWAVYASGYAYPSGHATTSALAAGLLTWGARCAAGPATARTGPAARGAARARARRAPWVLPAVLALAACWAVAVGLSRVYLGVHWPTDVLGGWLYASTWLAAGAAVLAGRRGGAYGRYGPYGAG; this is encoded by the coding sequence GTGAGGACCGGCGTCCCCGCACCGGCCCGGCGCCCGGCCCTGGTCGCGGCCGGCTGCGCGGCGGCCTTCGCCGTCCTCACCGCGCTCGTCGTGGCCCGGTCCGGCGCGCCCTACCCGCTCGACGAGGCGCTGCACGCGTGGTCCGTACGGCACCGGCCCGCGGTCCCCGCGGCCCTGGCCCGCGGGCTCACGGCGACCGGCAGCGGCCCCGTCCCCTACCTGTGCGCCCTCGCCGCCGGACTCGCGGCCGGCCGGGGCACCCGGGGCCGACCGGCCGCGGCCGCGGGGGCCCTGGGCTTCCTGCTGGTCGCCCAGGGCGTGCGCTACGGGATCATGTACGCCGTCGCGCGGCCCCGTCCGCCCCTCCCCGACTGGGCGGTGTACGCCTCCGGGTACGCCTACCCGTCCGGACACGCCACCACCTCCGCGCTCGCGGCCGGACTGCTGACCTGGGGCGCCCGCTGCGCGGCGGGCCCCGCGACGGCCCGGACCGGCCCCGCCGCACGGGGCGCGGCGCGCGCGCGGGCCCGGCGGGCCCCGTGGGTGCTGCCGGCCGTCCTCGCCCTGGCGGCCTGCTGGGCCGTGGCGGTGGGCCTCAGCCGCGTCTACCTCGGGGTGCACTGGCCCACCGACGTCCTCGGGGGCTGGCTCTACGCGTCGACCTGGCTCGCGGCCGGGGCCGCGGTGCTGGCCGGGAGGCGCGGCGGCGCGTACGGCCGGTACGGCCCGTACGGAGCCGGGTGA
- a CDS encoding phosphatase PAP2 family protein, translating to MTTAAPLTPLTPLALDGSSVDGDLYVWTTDLARRAPAPLDGLVSGWSTYGLALFAVLMLAAWWRARAAADPARTAMALAAPLVVSAAFLVDTGIKSVFREQRPCQTLHTLTLEACPPLGDWSLPSNHAAVAAAAATALWAVDRRIAALAVPAALLMAASRVWVGAHYPHDVLLGLAVGAAVSWPLIRAARRATPAVGRLARTPLRPLVAAR from the coding sequence ATGACCACTGCCGCCCCGCTCACCCCCCTCACCCCGCTCGCCCTGGACGGCTCCTCCGTCGACGGGGACCTGTACGTCTGGACCACCGACCTCGCCCGGCGCGCCCCCGCTCCGCTGGACGGCCTGGTCTCCGGCTGGTCCACGTACGGGCTCGCGCTCTTCGCGGTGCTGATGCTCGCCGCCTGGTGGCGGGCCCGGGCGGCCGCCGATCCGGCGCGGACCGCGATGGCGCTGGCCGCGCCGCTCGTGGTGAGCGCCGCCTTCCTGGTGGACACCGGCATCAAGTCCGTCTTCCGGGAGCAGCGGCCCTGCCAGACCCTCCACACCCTGACGCTGGAAGCGTGCCCGCCGCTCGGCGACTGGTCCCTGCCCAGCAACCACGCCGCCGTCGCGGCCGCCGCGGCGACCGCCCTGTGGGCCGTCGACCGCCGGATCGCCGCCCTCGCCGTGCCGGCCGCGCTGCTGATGGCCGCCTCCCGCGTCTGGGTCGGCGCCCACTATCCGCACGACGTGCTCCTCGGCCTCGCCGTGGGCGCGGCCGTGTCCTGGCCGCTGATCCGGGCCGCCCGCCGCGCGACCCCCGCCGTCGGGCGGCTCGCCCGCACCCCGCTGCGGCCCCTGGTCGCGGCCCGGTGA
- a CDS encoding DedA family protein, with protein sequence MVLSLLAAASPVFGPQAFGPRAPGPQAVDLLDAGSLLSAFGALGVAAVLFAETGLLIGFFLPGDSLLFTAGLLCVPAHHGPVHLSLPQVLGAAVAGALLGAQAGYLIGRRGGRALLARSRSRKLHEGAERAEELLGRYGHAKAIVLARFVPIVRTVLNPMAGALGVPARVFALWQVVGGLVWTVGLVLAGYALGSSVPDVDRYLLPIVVLVVLVSLTPLVVEAVRRRGSRTANGGPR encoded by the coding sequence ATGGTCCTGTCCCTCCTCGCCGCGGCGTCACCGGTGTTCGGTCCGCAGGCCTTCGGTCCACGGGCGCCGGGTCCGCAGGCGGTCGACCTGCTCGACGCGGGCTCCCTGCTCTCGGCCTTCGGCGCGCTCGGTGTCGCGGCCGTGCTGTTCGCCGAAACAGGCCTCCTGATCGGCTTCTTCCTGCCCGGCGACTCGCTCCTCTTCACCGCGGGCCTGCTCTGCGTACCGGCTCATCACGGCCCCGTCCACCTCTCGCTGCCCCAGGTGCTGGGCGCGGCGGTGGCCGGCGCCCTGCTCGGTGCCCAGGCCGGCTACCTCATCGGACGGCGCGGTGGCCGCGCCCTGCTGGCCCGCAGCCGCAGCCGCAAACTCCACGAGGGAGCCGAGCGGGCCGAGGAGCTCCTGGGCCGCTACGGACACGCCAAGGCCATCGTGCTGGCCCGGTTCGTGCCGATCGTGCGCACGGTCCTGAACCCGATGGCCGGCGCCCTCGGCGTGCCGGCCCGCGTCTTCGCGCTCTGGCAGGTCGTCGGCGGACTCGTCTGGACGGTCGGCCTGGTGCTGGCCGGATACGCCCTCGGCTCCTCGGTGCCCGACGTCGACCGCTACCTCCTGCCGATCGTCGTCCTCGTCGTCCTCGTCTCCCTCACCCCGCTGGTGGTCGAGGCGGTCCGCCGACGGGGGAGCCGCACCGCGAACGGAGGCCCGCGATGA
- a CDS encoding response regulator transcription factor, with protein MPHVLLIEDDASVRDGMELVLRRHAYGVDTAGTGEEALALLAGGAGRRVELAVLDLMLPGIDGFEVCRRLRASGSTIPVIMLTARGDDLDVVRGLEAGADDYVVKPVTAPVLEARIRAALRRCTAPAPAPGPYEDHAGLGIDRAGLTVTRTGTRVALPPTELRLLLELSASPGRVFTREQLLESVWDHSYLGDSRLVDAAVGRLRAKIEDVPARPRYVQTVRGFGYRFGPL; from the coding sequence ATGCCGCATGTGCTGCTCATCGAGGACGACGCCTCCGTACGCGACGGAATGGAGCTCGTGCTGCGCCGTCACGCGTACGGGGTCGACACCGCCGGCACCGGCGAGGAGGCCCTCGCCCTGCTGGCCGGAGGGGCCGGGCGGCGCGTGGAGCTGGCCGTCCTGGACCTGATGCTGCCGGGCATCGACGGGTTCGAGGTGTGCCGGCGGCTGCGCGCCTCCGGCTCGACGATCCCCGTCATCATGCTGACGGCCCGCGGCGACGACCTCGACGTCGTGCGGGGCCTGGAGGCCGGCGCCGACGACTACGTCGTCAAGCCCGTCACCGCCCCCGTGCTGGAGGCCCGCATCCGGGCCGCCCTGCGCCGGTGCACGGCCCCCGCACCGGCGCCCGGCCCGTACGAGGACCACGCGGGCCTGGGCATCGACCGCGCCGGCCTGACCGTCACCCGGACCGGCACCCGGGTGGCCCTCCCGCCGACCGAGCTGCGGCTGCTGCTGGAGCTGTCGGCCTCCCCCGGCCGGGTGTTCACCCGCGAGCAACTGCTGGAGTCGGTCTGGGACCACAGCTACCTCGGCGACTCCCGGCTGGTCGACGCCGCCGTCGGCCGGCTGCGGGCCAAGATCGAGGACGTGCCGGCCCGGCCCCGGTACGTGCAGACCGTACGGGGCTTCGGCTACCGCTTCGGGCCCCTGTGA